A stretch of DNA from Bradyrhizobium algeriense:
TGGAAGAGGAAAACCGCGAATCCGCCGAGCGCATCAAGGCGCTGATGTTCACCTTCGACGACCTCATCAAGCTCGACTCCGCCTCGGCCCAGACGCTGATGCGTAATATCGACAAGGCCAAGCTCGGCATCGCGCTGAAGAGCGCCAATGAGGAGGTACGTGCCTTCTTCCTCGGCAACATGTCGTCGCGCGCCGGCAAGATGCTGATGGACGACATGGCGGCGATGGGACCGGTTCGGCTGCGCGACGTCGACGAGGCGCAGGCGCTGCTCGTCAACCTCGCCAAGGACATGGCCGCCAAGGGCGAAATCACGCTGACCAAGAACCGCGCCGACGACGAGCTGGTGTACTGATGGCCGCACCCGCAAAATTCCTGTTCGACACGGACTTCGCGGCGCCAGACAGGACGCGCGAGCGTGCCGCCACGGCCGCCGAGATCGCGCAAAAGGTCGCGGAGGCCGAGGCACGCGCCTACCGCGCCGGCTACGAGGCGGCCCAGCACGAGGCCAGGGTGGAGAGCGACCGCCGCGCGGCGCTGGCGCTGGAAGAGATCGGCATCACCATCCGCGGCATCGCCACGCGTTTCTCCGGCATCGAGGCCAGGATGGAGACCGAGGCCGTCGATGTCGCGGTCGCGGTGGCGCGCAAGCTGTGCAGCGAACTGGTTGCCCGCGAGCCGCTTGGCGACATCATGGCGCTGGTCAGCGACTGCTTCTCCCATCTGGTTGCCACCCCGCATCTCGTCGTTCGCATCAACGACCAGCTCTACGAGGCCGCCCGCGAGAACATCGAACGGCGGGCAGCCCAAAGCGGCTTCGAGGGCCGGCTGGTGATCCTAGCCGAGCCCGGAATTGCGACCGGCGACTGCCGGATCGAATGGGCCGACGGCGGCGTGGTGCTGGAACGCGCGGTCATCGAAGCGAAGATCAGCGAACTCGTCGGGCGCTATCTGGCGTCCCGCGATCAGGCCGGAACGTAGAGGCCATGAGGACTGAACCATGAGTGATACCGACGCACAGGTACCGTTGCCGGATCTCAACGCCGCGGACGCCCCGCCGATCGATGATCTCGCCTACAACGAGGACGAACAGGCCTCGCGCATCGCGGCCGACCTCGAAGCCGTGTTCGACGTGCCGGTGCAGGTCTCGGCCGTGCTCGGCCGCTCCAAGATGGACGTCGGCGAGCTGTTGAAGCTCGGCCCCGGCACCGTGCTCGAACTGGACCGCCGCGTCGGCGAAGCCATCGACATCTACGTCAACAACCGCCTGGTGGCGCGTGGCGAGGTCGTGCTGGTCGAAGACAAGCTCGGCGTCACCATGACGGAAATCATCAAGGCGGAACGCAGCTAATAGTTTTGGCGACACGCGCCGCGAACGGCGCGAACAGACGAACAGGAGATAAAAAATGCGGCTTCTCATCGTTGGCACCTTGAAGGGCCAACTCACGACCGCCACCAAGATCGCGATGGAAAACGGCGCATCGGTGACCCACGCCGAGGCGATCGAACAGGCGATGGCCGTGCTGCGCGGCGGCAAGGGCGCCGACCTCCTGCTGGTCGACGTCGCCCTCGACATCCGCGACCTGGTGATGCGGCTGGAAGCCGAGCACATCCACGTGCCGATCGTGGCCTGCGGCATCTCCAACGACGCCCGCGCTGCGGTCGCCGCTATCCATGCCGGCGCCAAGGAATACATCCCGCTGCCGCCCGATCCGGAACTGATCGCCGCGGTGCTCGCCGCCGTCGCCAACGATTCACGCGATCTGGTCTATCGCGACGAAGCCATGGGCAAGGTGATCAAGCTGGCGCAGCAGATCGCAGGCTCGGATGCCTCCGTGATGATCACCGGCGAATCCGGGACCGGCAAGGAAGTGCTGGCGCGCTACGTCCACTCGCGCTCGACCCGCGCCAAGCGGCCGTTCATCTCGATCAATTGCGCGGCGATCCCTGAGCATCTGCTGGAGTCCGAACTGTTCGGCCACGAGAAGGGCGCCTTCACTGGCGCCGTCGCCCGCCGCATCGGCAAGTTCGAGGAAGCGACCGGCGGCACGCTGCTGCTCGACGAAATCTCGGAGATGGACGTCCGCCTGCAATCCAAACTGCTGCGCGCCATCCAGGAACGCGTCATCGACCGCGTCGGCGGCACCAAGCCGGTGCCGGTCGATATCCGCATCATCGCGACCTCGAACCGCAATCTCTCCGAGGCCGTGCGCGAAGGCACGTTCCGCGAGGACCTGCTGTTCCGTCTTAACGTCGTCAACCTGAAGATCCCGCCGCTGCGCGACCGTCCGGCCGACATCCTCGAACTGGCGCAGCATTTTGCGAAGAAATATGCCGACGCCAACGGCGTGCCGCTGCGCCCGATCTCGGCCGACGCAAGGCGCGTGCTGACGTCGAACCGCTGGCAGGGCAACGTCCGCGAACTGGAAAACACTATCCATCGTTCGGTGCTGATGGCGCAGGGCGACGAGATCGGCGCCGACGCGATCCTGACGCCTGACGGTGACCGCCTCGACCTCGCCAAGACCGCGCCGGCGGTGGCGCACGCGACCTTTGCCGCCGAGCAGGTCACCCGCGCTTTGGTCGGCCGCACCGTGGCCGACGTCGAGCGCGACCTGATCCTGGAGACGCTCAAGCACTGCCTCGGCAACCGCACCCATGCCGCCAACATCCTCGGCATCTCGATCCGCACGCTGCGCAACAAGCTGAACGAATATGCCGACGGCGGCATTCCGATCACCCCGGCGGGCGCGGGTGAGCATCAGCGTTTTGTCGCGGCGGGTTAAGCAAGACCCTCAACGTCATTGCGAGCGGAGCGAAGCAATCCATGCACCACAGGCGGAGAGGTGGATTGCTTCGCTACGCTCGCAATGACGTTGAGACACCGGAATAACTAGGCGCGTCGGGCTTGCGAAAGATGCGAATGGGATCGCCGGGCTGCAGGTCGCGCCCGGTAAAGACCGCATAGGCGTACAGCGCGAGATAAGCGATCGCGACTGCGCCGATTCCGTAAAATACCCAGGTCGCCAATCGCTTCATCAGACAGTCGCACCACGTTGAGCCTTCGCTAGGCTAACACACCGTGGGGCACCGGCCCAACCACTATCCCGCCGCCACTTTCTGCGCCGGCGCGACGTTGACTGCGAGCTTGCCGTAACGATCCCTGAACGCCTCGGTGTCGATCTCCTCAAGCTGGATCGCCCCGCTCATTACGCCCTTCTTCCACGCGTCATGCTCGGGGTCGTTCTGGAATTCCGGCATCACTTCCTTGCCGAACAGCTCGAGCGACTCGCAGATATGCTCATGGGTGTTCTTGCCCGCCTGGTTGAGCAGGATCACCTGGTCGATATGGGAGGAGCGGAAACGCCGCAGCTTCCTTCGGATGGTTTCCGGTGAACCGATCAGGCCGCCGCGCAGCGCCGCCTCCTGCGCCTCCGGATTGTCGCGCTTCCACTTGTTGTACTCGTCCCACATGTTGACCGTGCCCGGGTCCGGGCGCTGCCGATTCTGCGCCGCGCCGTAATAGCGCAGCGCGAACTGGAAGAAGGTGGCGCCGTCGGCGCGGGCGCGCGCTTCCTCGTCGGTCTTGGCGCACATGAAAAACGAGACCAGCGCCATGTTCGGATTGATCTCGTAATCGGCGAGCTTCTTTAAGCGCTTGGTGATCGCGTTGTAATAAGCGTGCACCCAGGCATGCGCCGCTTCCGCGCTGACAAACTGGAAGCCGAGCGCGCCAAAGCCGTTCTCGCCGGCGCGCTCAATGGTCGGCAGTTGCGAGCACGCCATCCACAGTGGCGGATGCGGCTTCTGGACAGGCTTGGGCACCACGTTGCGCAGGGGAATGTCGAAATACTTGCCATGATGCTCAGTGCCGACTTTCGTGAACATCGGAAAGATCGCTGCGACAGCCTCCTCGAACACCTCGCGCTTGGTCTCCATGTCGCGGCCGAACGGCGTCAGCTCGGTGATCGACGCGCTTTCGCCCATGCCGAATTCGCAGCGGCCGTTGCTCAGGAGATCGAGCACCGCAACCCGCTCGGCGACCCGGGCGGGATGGTTGGTGGTGAGTTGAAAAATGCCGTGTCCGAGCCGGATATTTTTGGTCCGCTGGCTGGCCGCAGCCAGAAAGGATTCCGGCGCGGGCGAGTGCGAATATTCTTCGAGGAAATGATGTTCCACCACCCAGGCGTGGTCATAGCCAAGCCGGTCGGCGGTCTCGAGTTGGGTCAGCGCGTTCTGGTAGAGCCGGAGCTCGTCGCCCTCTCCCCATGGGCGCGGCAGTTGCAGCTCGTAAAAGATGCCGAATTTCATTACGCCTCCCAAGGACCGCTTGTTATGACCGCTTGTTGTTTTCAGGCAGTGTATTCGCCATGCATCCCAAGTCCAGCCTCGACCGCGAAACAGCAATTCCGTGGCGCGGAAGCAGCCTTGCATGGAGCGCGCGAATGGTTAGCTTTACGCTTCCGTTGAGTCGCGGCCTCACCGCCCGCTCTGCTCTCCATCTGGGCCCCATGACCACGTTCACGCCGCATCAGGATTCCGCGCTGAAGGCCGTTGCCGACTGGCTGAAGGCCAAGCCCGGCAGGGGCGGCACGCCGCCGGTGTTTCGCCTGTTCGGCTATGCCGGCACCGGCAAGACCACGCTGGCGCGGCACATCGCCGAAGGCGTCGATGGCGAGGTGAAGTATGCCGCCTTCACCGGCAAGGCCGCGCTGGTGATGCGCAACAAGGGCTGCGACAACGCCTCCACCATTCACTCGCTGATCTATCGCGCCAAGGAATCCGGCGTCGAGCAGCCGAGCTTTGAGCTGTGGGACGACGCGCCCGCTTCCAAGGCAAAGCTCATCGTGATCGACGAATGCTCGATGGTCGATGCCGAACTCGGCCGCGACCTGATGTCGTTCGACTGTCCCCTGCTCGTGCTCGGCGATCCCGCGCAATTGCCGCCGATCCAGGGCGGCGGCTTCTTCACCGACTGCGAGCCCGACGCGATGCTGACCGAGGTGCATCGCCAGGCGCAGGACGATCCGATCGTGCGAATGTCGATGGATATCCGCGAGGGGCGCGAACTCGAAATCGGCCGCCATGGCGAGAGCGAGGTGGTGCCGCGCAGCGAACTCGATCCGGATCGCGTGATGGGCGCCGACCAGGTGCTGGTCGGCCGCAACAACACCCGCCGCGCCTACAACATGCGCGTTCGCCAGAAACAGAACATCGAGGACCCCTTTCCGGTGGCCGGCGACAAGCTGGTCTGCCTGCGCAACAACCGCAAGAAAGGCCTGTTCAACGGCGGGCTGTGGCGGGTGAAGTCGCGCACCCAACCGCGAGCGAAATCAAAAATCCTGACCATGCGGCTCTCGCCCGACGAAGAGTTCGGCCACAAGGTCACCAAGGTCTCGGTGCGCCACGACTGCTTCGAGGGCGGTATCGAGGCGATCCCGTGGGAGGAGCGCAAGCCCTATGACGAGTTCGACTATGGCTACGTGCTCACCGTGCACAAGTCGCAGGGCTCGCAATGGGACGACGTGGTGCTGTTCGACGAGAGCTTTGCGTTCCAGGACAGCCGGGCAAGATGGCTCTACACGGGGATTACACGCGCGGCGAAGCGGCTGAGCGTGGTGGTGTAGACACCGTCATTCCGGGGCGATGCGAAGCATCGAAACGATGTGCAATTGCACATCGGAGAATCTCGAGATTCCCCGATGCGCAATTGCGCATCTGAGGTCTGGTGCTACGCACCATCCCGGAATGACGCTGGCGCGTCACTTCCCCGCCACGAAGTAAAAATCCTCGCGCCCCGGCAGCGAGCCGTAGGTGAACGGCTGCTGGCTACGATTGGTCGCCTTCCAGACATCATCGCGGACAATGTCGAACAGCTTGCGCACCTCGATCTTCGGTTCCTTGATGACGCGCGCCAGCACCGTGGCGAACGGGCTGTTGAGGGAATCGCCGTCGAGCGCGGTCTCGCCGTGCTTGGCGGCATAGACCACCATGAAGCCGGCTTCCGGCTCGATATTAGAAAAACCGCGGTTGACCAGTTTTAGCGCAATCGTCCGCTGCATGGTCTTTTCAAAGGGATTGTCGCGGCAGGCATCGAGCATCACCAGCCGCAGTTTCCGCGCGCCGGCCACGGATGCGATCACCTGCTCCAGCGCAACCGCCTGCGTCTCCGCATCGTTATCGGCCTTCAGCCTGGCATCGACCGGGATCAGATAATTCACGCCGCCGATCTCCATGCCGTGACCGGCATAATAGACGACAGCCCAATCCGCCTTTTCCGCCTCCATGCCGAATTCATGCAGGGTGGCGAAGAATTTATCCCGGGTGAGATCCGGCACCAGCGTCACCGTGACAAAGCCGAGTTCGCGAAAGGTCGACGCGAGCAGTTTGGCGTCACGCGGTGGATTATCCAGCGGGGCAACATTCCTGTAGGCGCCGTTGCCGATGATCAGCGCGACCTTGCGCGGCCCGGCCGGTTGTGGCGTCGACGACGAAGCCTTGCCCGCGGGCGCGGCCGTGCCCAGCAAGGCTTCCAGCCGTTCCTTGGCGACGGCGCGCGCCAGCGTGGTGTCGATGTCCTCGCGCCGGACCGCCACGGCGTTGGCGGCCGAGCGATAGTCGGCGCGTGCGGCGGTGAGGTTACGGCGTTTCTCGAAAAGCTGCCCGCGGCCGACATAGGCGCGAACGTAGTTCGGATTGATCTTGAGCACCTGGTCGTAATCGTTGAGGGCGGCGTCGAGATTGCCCTTGCCGAGATAGGCATTGCCGCGGCTGGTCAGTCCGTAAACATTGTTCGGCGACTTCGCCAGCGCCGCATTGCAGTCGGCGATCGCATCATCGAACCTGCCCATGCCGGTGTAGGTAATGCACCGGTAGGCCGGAACTTGCGGACTGTCGGGATTGATCTTCTGCGCCTCGGCGAAGTCGGCAAGCGAAGCATCGTACCGTTTCATCAACCCTTGCAGGCGGCCCCGGTTGTAATGGTGCAGGTAGCGGCTCTGATCATTGGAGATATGCTTGACCGCCAGGTCGAACTCATCGAGCGCGCGCTGCAGCTCGCCCCTGCGCATGAAGATCAGGCCGCGGTTGTTGTAGGCACTGCCGTAAGTCGGACGCAACTGCAGGCACAAATCGTAGTCGGCGAGCGCACGCTCGTCGTCGCCCTTGTAGCTGTAGGCGATGCCGCGCGCGTTGATGACGTTGATATTCTGGGGCGCGATCTCGTGGGAAGCGGTGAACGCCGCGATCGCGCCATCGTAATCGCGCTTCTTCACCAGGCTGTCGCCACGATACCAGAAGGCGGCTGCCCGGGACGCGCCGGTGATCTTCTCGTCGGCGATCACGCTCTCGCAGGCCGCCAGGCGTGCCGTGGGTTCCGCCGTGGAATTCCGGCAGGTGTCGATATCGCCGGCGGCCCGCGCGGGGCCGGTGGCGGCAAGCATGACGAGACCCAGCCACAAGGCCCGCAACATCGGCAAAACGCTCCGGCGCATGGATTTTGGTCGCGGGGCGCGACCAGCGGTTCATTGTGGAAAGGGAAGCCCGCACCGGTCAAGCGTCCCCTCTAAATGCTTGGGCGGATGGCCTTATTCACGAACTCGTGTGGCGCACGCCGTAACAATCCGCAAGCAGCGCCGTATCTTGGGCATCGGAGAGAACTGAGCCGATTGCGAAACGCCGATCCCGCTCTAGACTGCCCCCAACCATTGCCGAAAGAGGAAACCATGTCCCCTCGCCATCTCAGCCTGTCGCTGTGTGCTGCCGCCATCGGCGCGCTGGCCATCGCCGCGGTCGCCATCAGCCCCTCGCGCGCCTCGGAGGAAGCCGTCATCATTCCCCCGCCCGCGCTCGACGTTCAGGCGGCCGACGGCATCCAGACCGCCGTGATCGCCGGCGGCTGTTTCTGGGGCGTGCAGGGCGTGTACCAGCACACCGCCGGCGTGCTCAACGCGGTGTCCGGCTATTCCGGCGGCAGCAAGATGACCGCGAACTACACCATGATCGGCACCGGCACGACCGGACACGCCGAGGCGGTCGAGATCAAATACGATCCGAAGAAGATCAGCTACGGCAAGATCCTGCAGATTTTCTTCTCCGTCGTGCATGACCCGACGCAATTGAACCGCCAGGGCCCGGACACCGGCACGCAATATCGTTCGGCGATCTTCACCACCAATGACGAACAGAAGAAGGTGGCGGAGGCCTATATCGCCCAGCTCAACGCCGCCAAGGTGTACAAGAAGCCGATCGTGACCAAGGTCGGCCCGCTGCAGGCGTTCTATGCGGCGGAGGACTATCACCAGGACTACCTGACGCTGCACCCGAACCAGCCCTATATTGCCTTCAACGACATTCCGAAGGTCGAGAACCTGAAGAAGATCTTTACGGAGAACTACATCGAGAAGCCGACGCTGGTGAGCAACGCCAAGGCTACCAACTGAAAGGCTAGCAATTAAGGAGGCTAAATGTCCGACACCAAAACGTCCGGCAAGGTCGTCAAGAGCGAGGCCGAGTGGCGCAAGGAATTGTCGCCGATGCAGTACGCCGTGCTGCGCGAGAAGGCGACCGAGCGGCCGTTCTCCGGCGAATATGAGCACGAGCACCGCAAGGGCACCTATACCTGCGCCGGCTGCGGCCAGACGCTGTTCGAATCGGACGCCAAGTTCGATTCCGGCTGCGGCTGGCCGAGCTTCACCGCGCCCGCCGTGGAAAGCCATGTCGACGAGGAGCGCGATGTCAGCCACGGCATGGTCCGTACTGAAGTTTTGTGCTCGAAATGCAACGGCCATCTCGGCCACGTCTTCCCCGATGGTCCCGGCCCGACCGGCCTGCGCTACTGCATCAACTCGGCGGCCTTGAAGCTGCAGCCGAAATAGTTTCGGCAGAGGTCGAACTTGTTCCAATCCCCGCGCGACCAAGGGCTGGTCGCGCGGGGATTTTGTTTGGTGGGACACTTTTCCCGGTTTGCCCGGCGCGCAAACTTCAAGGAAAATTTCGAAATGCACATTTCCAAACGTCTGCTGTGCGGTCTGGGGCTTGCCGCCCTCATCATGGAGAGCGTCGTGATCCAGCCTGCCTTTGCCGCCGACAAGGTCTCCCTGTTCAAAATCATCACCGCCAAGGACGAGATCGTGATCGGGATCAGCGAGGGCGACCTTGCCCAGATCGAAGGCCAGAACGCCGGCGGCGTCGCCAAAATGCTGGTCGCCAAGGGCTCGATGAGCGCGTGGCAATACGCGGTGCGCAAATCCGCCGGCGGCGATCTGGAACAGGCGCCGCTGCACAAGATCGGCTTGATCGCCAGCGATAGCCTTCGCGTCGAGCCCTATACGACGCCGTTGAAGGTGCTGCCGATCGACGAGACGAAGAAATGACGGCGTAGCCGTCATTCCGGGATGGTCCGAAGGACCAGACCCGGAAGAGATTCTCCGATGTGCAATTGCACATCGTAGTTCGATGCTTCGCATCGCCCCGGAATGACGGTGTGAGTTTCAGCGGACGGACCAAGGACTTGCGGCTTGGAATATGCTTTGATCCAGGCCGCGGGGACGTCTTGGGGGGCGCCCGCGGGCCTTCGGGGAGCGCGCCATGTCGCTTGGAACGATACTCGTCATTATCCTGATCATATTCCTCCTCGGCGGCTTCTCCGGCCGGTTCGGCGGCTATGGCTACGGCCGCGGCCATTCCACGATGGGCCTCGGTGGCGTGATTTTAATCGTGCTTCTCATCCTGCTCTTGCTCGGCAAGCTATAAGCCTAATAAGCCATTGAAATAACTTAAATTAATTTATGTTCCACGCAGCCATGCGTGGATTCATCATCACCCCCGATGTCAGGCTTCAGGGGTCGCATTTCCGTCAAAGAAGCTTATATTGGGACCTGAAATGACGTGCACGGCGCGGCCCCGCCATAGTGGCCCACCGTCATCCAATCCCCATTGCTCACACGCAAGAGCCGAAAAAGATTGAGGTCACCGTCCATGCGTCCCTTCAGCTACAACACCGCCGCCGAACTGTTTCCCGCCGCGATCCGCAAGAAGAAGCGGGCTGGTTTCGCCTATCGGCGTTTTGGCACCGCGGCGGAAGCAGTTCGCTTCGCGATCGAGGAGCTGCCGGCGGACTCGCTGAATGGCGCCTACCTGCAGGTCGAGGAAGCCCGCTTCGACCAGAGCGGCATCCGCACGCTCTATGAAAGCGAAGCCTTCCCGCTGCCGCGCCGTCCGCGTGCGCCCGCCAGCGCCGAAGACAAGGCCGACGCGGCCTGACATTCCGCATCGATAAATCGACTGCCCTCGGAGCATCTCCGAGGGCATGTTTTTTGGCGACATCTTTTCCAGCGTCATGCGTCAGCGCGGCTGCTTGTCGAGCCAGCGCTTGAGCATGCGCACGTTGCGGACGTTGGCGCGGAACATGACGTCGAAGGCGTCGCCCGCGACCGGCACCAGGCCGACCACGCCGTCAACCGCGACATTGCCCAGCATCCGCGCCGTGATGTGCCAGGGCGCGCCCAACGCGCGCGCCTCGCGCACCACCCACAGCGCAATCGCCGTCGTGATGATGTCGCCGACCACGGGGATCAGGCCGATCAGCCCATCGATGCCGTAGCGGAATTTGGTGCCGGGCACGATGAAGGCCACGTCCAGCAGTTTGGCGATGGCATCAAGCCGCGCCAGCCGCTGCTCCCGCGTCAGATCGCCGAACGGATTGGCGGCGGAATGGCCGAAATCGAACCGCAAGCCCTCGAACTGCGTGTGCAGGTTCGCCTCGGGGAGCTCGCGCCCCTCCTGGTCGATGACCGGGCCGCGCCCGGGCGCGCGCGTCCGTGAAGACTGCCCGGAGCGTGAACGGTGCGGCGCATAGATATCGTCGTTTGACATGGCCATCAGATGGTAATGCGAATGCGAGGTACAAGTTGCGTCAAATTATCACTGCGTATTAGCGCCGCCGTCGGCGTCAGGCCGAAGCGGCGGCGGAAGCAGCGGTTGAAATAGGACAGGTCGTTGAAGCGGCACGCGAAGGCGATGTCGCTGATGCGCCGCTTGGCGGCATGCGCCAGCAAGTCCGCCGCCTTGCGCAACGCCCCGACCCCGGCATTTACCGGATAGATCGGCCGCGAAAAAAATCTATAGTTCAAGCCTCAACCACGGTTGAAGCGGCTCGGGGCTTTTTTTCACGTAAGCGTATTGCAATCACATTGCGCATGAGCGGCGGGCCGAAAGGTCCGCCGTTTTTGTTGCAGCGTCGGCTGGTCCAGGCGGGTCGTCGTCCCTGCGAACGCACCCTACGATTCGATGCGAAGCGTTACGTCGAATGCGCCGCCTGCGGCATGTCGGCGTATTTGTGCGTCAGCCAGGACGACAGCATCGCGGGCACCAGGCCGCCGACGCCATAGAGCACAAACTGCATTACGCCGGTATCCGGCCCGCGCGAGCCATAGAGCAGCGAGGCGGCGGCAAAGCCGATGGCGCCCAGGATCAGCATCCGCACCGCGGGAGAAATCCGCTTGACGTGATAGAGAATGTCGTCGATGGCGCCGACCATCAGCGCCGGCACGATGCCGAACAGATAGCTGTACTGCAGCGTCTTGACGAACGCGCCGAGGAATTTTCCGATCTCCGACCAGCTGGTCTCGTTCCAGTAGCCCGAGGCCATCGTGGTCGCGAACAGCATCAAAAACCCGCCGACGAACGGGCCGATCGCTCCGAAGATCAGATAGCGTTTCATGGCGACCTCTGCGTTGAGTCTTTGGATCGAGAAAGAAGAATCACCATCGGACCAAGCGCGCGCTTCCGTAACCGGACATGATCCGGCTTCTCATCAACGCCCTGGCCGCAGGCAATTTCAAATCCAGTCAGGATGGAGTCAAGGGGCCAAGAGCTTTACAAGAGCTTTACAAGAGCTTTCCAGGAACCTTCGATGCACCTTTCGCGCGTCGGCAAAGCCGGCGTCAAGCAGGCTGGCTCATCTTCTTGCCCACCGCCGGCGCCGCAGCAGGCTCATTCTTCTTGGCAAGAATCCGATCCGACCCCCATCGAATGGTCCATTGCGCCACCGACAGCAACAACGACTCAAACACCGCGACGCATTGTTCGAGTTCCCGGTCGGTGGACGGCGGACAGCCTGGCCGGTTGCGGACGATCATCGTCGTTGTCGACCAGCTCAGCCGGGCGGCCTTGCAGGCGACGATCAGCCCATACACCCGGTCGGGTTCGAGCAAGGGTTCGATCGCCTCGACCTTGACGTCGGCCTTCAAGGCAAGGGCTGCGACCACGTGGGTGTATTCGCCCCTCACCGCAAACCGGTTGACGATCGAATCATTCAGCTTGCCGGTGCGATTGAGCGCAACGACCTCGCTTTGCGCCTGGGTGTAGTCGATCGCCTTCCGGGCCGCGCCGCCCTGTGCGGCGGGGGCCGCGGCGGAATTTTGGGCTTTCTCCCGCACGACAGCTCGCGGCGCCGTCAGAAATCGCGCGCGAACCACGTCGGCAACCTTGCCAATGAGCTCCCGCAGCAAGCTGCCGGGAATGTCCAGACGAACGCCGAGCTTTTCCGCCAGCCCTTCGTCACGCTCCGCCCGCCCCACCAACGTCGCGTAGCCGCATTCGGAGAAACGCGCACCCGAGTTCCGGGCGAGCGCGTTGGAGACGTTGACGTCGCCAAATCTCATCAGCGCGTCCGTCAGCGCTTCGTTGAGCGTCTTCCGGTCGCAGATCGCCAGCAGGTGCTGCTGGCTACGGCTTTTGACGATTTCAAGAAGGTCTGCTTCCGAAACGCAGCTGGAGTTTCTCAGCACCGGCGCGGCCACCTGGGGCTGTTCGTGGAACGCAAGCTGGCGGATGGTCTGGCGCGGGGCCCGCTCGATGGTGGAGAGCGCCTCGCTGAGCTGGATCACGGTTGCGGCTTCCACCCGCGCGACGAGGTGGGCGAGGACGCCATCGACGGCTGCGATCTGGGAGTCGCCGAGACGGCCG
This window harbors:
- a CDS encoding DUF2336 domain-containing protein encodes the protein MPAASSDLRKELNGAEESGPEHDARIFGEVTDLFLSNVGRLGDSQIAAVDGVLAHLVARVEAATVIQLSEALSTIERAPRQTIRQLAFHEQPQVAAPVLRNSSCVSEADLLEIVKSRSQQHLLAICDRKTLNEALTDALMRFGDVNVSNALARNSGARFSECGYATLVGRAERDEGLAEKLGVRLDIPGSLLRELIGKVADVVRARFLTAPRAVVREKAQNSAAAPAAQGGAARKAIDYTQAQSEVVALNRTGKLNDSIVNRFAVRGEYTHVVAALALKADVKVEAIEPLLEPDRVYGLIVACKAARLSWSTTTMIVRNRPGCPPSTDRELEQCVAVFESLLLSVAQWTIRWGSDRILAKKNEPAAAPAVGKKMSQPA
- a CDS encoding DUF4112 domain-containing protein, translating into MAMSNDDIYAPHRSRSGQSSRTRAPGRGPVIDQEGRELPEANLHTQFEGLRFDFGHSAANPFGDLTREQRLARLDAIAKLLDVAFIVPGTKFRYGIDGLIGLIPVVGDIITTAIALWVVREARALGAPWHITARMLGNVAVDGVVGLVPVAGDAFDVMFRANVRNVRMLKRWLDKQPR
- a CDS encoding DUF5413 family protein, whose amino-acid sequence is MKRYLIFGAIGPFVGGFLMLFATTMASGYWNETSWSEIGKFLGAFVKTLQYSYLFGIVPALMVGAIDDILYHVKRISPAVRMLILGAIGFAAASLLYGSRGPDTGVMQFVLYGVGGLVPAMLSSWLTHKYADMPQAAHST